The Hippoglossus hippoglossus isolate fHipHip1 chromosome 2, fHipHip1.pri, whole genome shotgun sequence genome includes a region encoding these proteins:
- the nbeal1 gene encoding neurobeachin-like protein 1 isoform X2, with product MASKERLYEVWMLYYTKRDPDYLKLWLEIFISSYEQCLDVDFEKPPSRPEEVPPVLTLLPDNILQVLRHQLVQCVQKASDGLEPEQQNLALLLLKFLIIICRNLSNVEEIGTCSYINLIINMTTLYIQQLKSKTKEKEMVDQSQAEEFVRHALAFCESLYDPYRNWRHRTCGEQLGTVERSRQKYKAAPLTVEFVPFFYQCFQESEHLKESLKCCLLHLFGAVVAGDQRNALLAISPATMEVLMRVLADCSMGSCSSDEGEDWDSEAPDRKALLTLGCLREVVQRLLASSSDQRQVEIASVLENYFKLLNSDPAAVVAALQQQQQAKGRVPTLGRHWESRFVALQVNMLDTIRDMFLCSDRPVLQAIFLNSNCFEHLTRLLQNSKVFQGRLDSLAVATIKALTTVMHKSPAAKEVFKERIGYNHLYEVLISLGQPSRHLLKELMNMAVEGEHTSVGLLGISNVEPLLLLVQWLPELDLSELQLFTADWLRRLSCLNRQTRATCVNATMVMRALAALESHQRLHRACAESLLGLVGSLGSQSLSARELLGLLRLLRPPESSQAHPYVSPALRALLAMVRKQGLESAMQYFDLSPSMAGIAVPTVQRWPGSAFSFLAWLSLDQDQLGPPSKDKRKQLYSFFTPGGTGFEAFISAAGVLVVAVCTKKEYVTVMLPDNCFCDSLWHSIGVVHVPGKRPFGQSLVYIYVDGQQKLSAPLKYPAMTEPFTSCCIGSAGHRTTTPPPSQIPDPPFSSATTPTTRSSLGGILSPQTWGGLLGGKPESVTKLISAGTQDSEWGSPTSLQGQLGNVMVFHEPLQPNHIKAFCSSGPNCISPFKVQESELGDLSTKLLLHYSPKACRNPICLDLSPNMLHGRLTGNKVVNWDIKDMINCVGGLPLLFPILEQLALVTPDQHGSDPAAGSDFITPDVTTPADGDWVILPSNRASEARLEKNLVATFLLVLKHFLQRHPINQENLLHSHGVGTLGALLQKLPVGHVDVSVLVAMQLLIEQVTYEKNQALLLQFHTHLLFNFNIWNKGDFPLRIGHIQYMSTVIKDNRKLFRKKYGVQFLLDTIRLYYGKNSNKDSDLSEDDIRTIRASLCGLIKYYISKGMSQEEMQSILGYIAAIGDEDQLCSLLELLLSLFQSSPARDQIFLLLFEPGAADSCYALLLNSKHSDRLRELVFKLFERMLRCDRVYEKNKQRLRLREVGYAGLSLLFSELHITPTLIRCLLNQVLHTDNMVNYKDLMSLVQLTHRAGSTVRLLVCKRVYQLLQSQQDAAIQISKQQCWQDTLMRLYLRGEGSLPLRSADTVSTCSLDLSRHSGSSISRLELPLERRTRAGSASRLDRLEDDRLSIGDTRSVDSLENGDIISLLDTPSSSASTEPQLHVKPWVVGKSGGLTLDLSHLQGYEGAESGSQTPGSMPSTPSPVETSKPFPGSSVDREASSSLTEDSFLFSDNISLGESFNNAERAEEELCNMLLEIVLCVMWRGVEGSDDSAWLERGQVFSALTKLGTANELLLPVDQIKLSLMERMLEWAVSDNREASAATLPQHTENAVRLLHMVQDFLQAEGLVNPALWTEKVLEETVTLMDSLMVWYSAGTQWFQLSQVGLRLLLGFMAQEDPEVSALATAKLNGVLQTKEVSSQDEACYLLGKVESILRRSIQEQTDDTYSFLVPLLRTLLSKVHRLLYMELHLPQLPDTNGSPSFFEDFQLYCNSPEWRVYLDKYIIPYMKQYEIETFSQGHETMALYWKESYEAFMVSLHKRERERGESKIRFQEQFVEPFSRRSRQENLRYNSMLKQQHSQYSASLRQWKAARRGLVCERGPWAERQQDEMHWRVSSAENFSRMRLKLVRSYNFDSHREASALRDNLGVQHQRVNPESLLLEAVKQVKVSDLEDDILELPEDDPAAANNQAEAEEAGQKEKLVLWEDCELVTVVDVVPGRLELTTQHIYFYDNSQDKEKEEGVGHDFKWPLSQIREVHLRRFNLRRSALEIFLIDQTNYFLNFKKEVRNKVYSRMLLLRSLSLYGTRSPQELLKASGLTQKWVNREISNFDYLMQLNTIAGRTYNNLAQYPVFPWILADYTSEELDLCDPRVFRDLSKPVAVLNERNAKAVREKYESFEDPTGTIDRFHYGTHYSNAAGVMHYLIRVEPFTSLHIQLQSGRFDCADRQFHSIPATWQTLMDNPNDVKELIPEFFYFPEFLENQNGFDLGRLQISKERVNHVILPKWAKSPEDFIYKHRKALESEYVSAHLHEWIDLIFGFKQRGPAAVEALNVFYYCTYEGAVDLDAITDEKERKAVEGMISNFGQTPCQLLKEPHPVRLLQEEVEKRKAQLDSSPLSLFEHLSDLKSFFVEGISDNVPMVKAVVPKNQSHSFITQGSPDTMVTVSQNCLVGTHGWLPYNKNISNYFTFIKDPTVSNTKTQRFLSGPFAPSIEVTTGLFVVSHDGKLLFSGGHWDNSLRVTSLVKGKTVGQHIRHMDIVTCLSTDHCGIHLISGSKDTTCMVWQVLQQGGAPVGLCPKPVQVLYGHTDEVVSVSISTELDMAVSGSRDGTVIIHTVRRGQYMRCLRPPCESSLPLSILHLAVSWEGHLLVHTCLEGKATLKDKNALHLYSVNGKHLCSEPLKEQVTDMCVSGEYVVLGSEQGYLSIRDLYSLSLCAEPIAMRVPVRCVSVTKEQSQVLVGLQDGKLIIVAVGKPAEMRSGQITRKLWGSSRRLTQISSGETLYNTQHNHN from the exons ATGGCATCCAAGGAGAGACTCTACGAGGTCTGGATGCTCTACTACACTAAg AGGGATCCTGACTACCTGAAGCTATGGTTGGAGATTTTCATCAGCTCCTATGAGCAATGCCTAGATGTGGACTTTGAAAAGCCACCTTCAAG GCCAGAGGAGGTTCCCCCGGTTTTGACCCTCCTCCCAGACAACATACTGCAGGTTTTGCGCCACCAGCTGGTGCAGTGCGTCCAGAAAGCCTCCGATGGCCTGGAGCCTGAACAACAAAACCTGGCTCTGCTGCTACTCAAGTTCCTGATCATCATctgcag GAACCTGTCCAACGTGGAGGAGATTGGCACTTGCTCTTACATCAATCTCATCATCAACATGACAACACTCTACATTCAGCAG cTCAAGAGCAAGACCAAAGAGAAGGAGATGGTAGACCAGAGTCAGGCGGAGGAGTTTGTCCGTCATGCGCTGGCATTCTGCGAAAGCCTCTACGACCCTTACCGCAACTGGAGGCATCGAACCTGCGG ggaGCAGCTGGGTACAGTcgagaggagcagacagaagTACAAGGCAGCTCCACTCACTGTTGAGTTTGTTCCCTTCTTTTACC AGTGCTTCCAGGAGAGCGAGCACCTGAAGGAGAGTCTGAAATGCTGCCTGCTGCACTTGTTTGGAGCCGTAGTAGCCGGTGATCAG AGGAACGCTCTGCTTGCCATCTCTCCGGCCACCATGGAGGTGTTAATGCGGGTGCTGGCCGACTGCTCCATGGGTAGCTGCTCCTCAGACGAGGGCGAGGACTGGGACAGTGAGGCCCCCGACCGAAAGGCTCTGCTGACTCTGGGCTGCCTGCGAGAGGTTGTACAGCGCCTCCTGGCCTCCAGCTCAGATCAGCGGCAGGTGGAAATCGCCTCAGTCCTGGAAAACTACTTCAAGCTGCTCAACTCAGACCCGGCAGCTGTGGTTGCTgctctacagcagcagcagcaggccaaGGGCAGAGTGCCAACACTGGGCCGGCACTGGGAGAGCCGATTTGTGGCGCTGCAAGTGAACATGCTAG ACACTATCAGGGACATGTTCCTGTGTTCAGACAGGCCAGTTCTACAAGCCATCTTCCTCAACAGTAACTGTTTTGAGCATCTGACACGACTGCTGCAGAACAGCAAG GTGTTTCAAGGGCGACTAGACTCCCTCGCTGTAGCAACCATCAAAGCCCTGACAACAGTGATGCACAAATCACCAGCTGCAAAG GAGGTATTCAAGGAGAGGATTGGCTACAATCACCTGTATGAAGTGCTCATCTCACTCGGCCAACCATCCCGACACCTTCTGAAGGAGCTGATGAATATG GCGGTGGAGGGTGAGCACACCTCCGTGGGGCTCTTGGGCATAAGTAATGTGGAGCCCTTACTACTGCTGGTCCAGTGGCTCCCGGAGCTGGACTTATCTGAGCTGCAACTTTTTACGGCCGATTGGCTCCGACGCCTCAGCTGCCTTAATCGCCAGACCCGTGCCACCTGTGTCAATGCCACCATGGTCATGCGAGCACTGGCCGCTCTGGAAAGCCATCAACGACTACATCGAGCTTGTGCTGAGAGCCTTCTGGGCCTGGTGGGCTCACTGGGTTCCCAGTCCTTGAGTGCCAGGGAATTGCTGGGGCTCCTGCGCCTCCTCAGACCCCCAGAGTCCAGCCAAGCACACCCCTATGTAAGTCCTGCCCTGAGAGCCCTCCTGGCCATGGTACGCAAGCAGGGCTTGGAGAGTGCCATGCAATACTTTGACCTGTCACCCAGCATGGCAGGCATCGCAGTACCAACTGTGCAACGCTGGCCAGGCTCTGCCTTCAGCTTCCTTGCCTGGTTGTCTCTTGACCAGGACCAGTTGGGTCCACCCAGCAAGGACAAGAGGAAACAGCTCTACAG CTTCTTTACCCCGGGAGGGACGGGGTTTGAGGCCTTTATTAGTGCAGCGGGCGTGCTGGTGGTGGCCGTATGCACCAAGAAGGAGTATGTCACGGTTATGCTGCCAGACAACTGCTTCTGTGACTCTCTCTGG CACAGCATCGGTGTGGTGCATGTACCAGGAAAAAGGCCATTTGGACAAAGTCTTGTCTACATTTATGTTGATGGTCAGCAGAAACTGTCTGCCCCTCTGAAGTATCCCGCCATGACAGAG CCATTCACGTCCTGTTGCATTGGCTCAGCAGGCCACCGCACCACGACACCCCCGCCCTCCCAGATTCCAgatcctcccttctcctctgccACCACACCCACCACTCGCTCCTCACTGGGCGGCATCCTGTCGCCGCAGACCTGGGGGGGACTGCTCGGGGGAAAGCCTGAGTCTGTGACGAAGCTCATCTCTGCAGGGACACAGGACAGCGAGTGGGGGAGCCCCACATCCCTGCAGGGACAGTTGGGGAACGTCATGGTCTTCCATGAACCCCTGCAGCCCAATCATATAAAAGCCTTCTGTAGTTCTG gtCCAAACTGCATCTCTCCATTCAAAGTCCAGGAGTCAGAACTTGGTGACCTCTCAACCAAATTGCTGCTACACTACTCACCCAAG GCTTGTAGAAACCCCATCTGTTTAGATCTGTCTCCAAACATGCTTCATGGACGCCTAACTGGCAACAAAGTTGTCAACTGGGATATCAAG GATATGATCAACTGCGTGGGTGGCCTGCCATTGCTCTTCCCCATACTGGAGCAGTTGGCACTGGTGACGCCTGACCAACATGGCAGTGATCCTGCAGCTGGGTCCGATTTCATCACCCCTGATGTGACCACGCCAGCTGATGGAGACTGGGTCATTCTCCCATCCAACAGAGCTTCAG AGGCTCGTCTGGAGAAGAATCTGGTGGCCACCTTCCTGTTGGTGCTGAAGCACTTCCTGCAGAGACACCCAATCAACCAGGAGAATCTGCTCCACTCGCATGGTGTGGGTACATTGGGAGCACTGCTTCAAAAG ctgccgGTGGGTCACGTGGACGTCAGCGTGCTCGTCGCTATGCAGCTGCTGATAGAGCAGGTGACGTATGAGAAGAAccaggctctgctgctgcagtttcacacaCATCTACTGTTCAatttcaacatctggaacaaagGAGACTTCCCTCTACGCATTG GTCACATCCAGTACATGTCCACTGTCATCAAAGACAACAGGAAACTGTTTAGGAAAAAATACGGAGTCCAGTTTTTGTTGGACACCATACGCCTTTATTACGG GAAGAACAGTAATAAAGACAGTGACCTGAGTGAGGATGACATTCGTACCATCAGGGCATCTCTCTGTGGCCTCATCAAGTACTACATCAGCAAGGGCATGTCGCAGGAGGAGATGCAAAGCATTCTGGGATACATTGCTGCCATCGGAGATGAGGACCAG ctgtgCAGCCTGCTGGAGTTGTTGCTGAGCCTTTTTCAGAGCAGTCCGGCCAGGGACCAaatcttcctgctgctctttgagCCCGGGGCGGCTGACTCCTGCTatgctctgctgctgaacagCAAACACTCAGACCGACTACGAGAGCTGGTCTTCAAG CTGTTTGAGCGCATGTTGCGCTGCGATCGCGTCTATGAGAAGAACAAGCAGCGCTTGAGGCTGAGGGAGGTGGGCTACGCCGGCCTGTCGCTGCTCTTCTCCGAGCTTCACATCACTCCGACCCTGATCCGCTGTCTCCTCAACCAGGTCCTCCACACAG ATAACATGGTGAACTACAAGGACCTGATGTCTCTGGTGCAGCTCACTCATCGGGCCGGATCCACCGTACGCCTCCTCGTCTGCAAGAGG gtTTACCAGCTGCTTCAGTCCCAACAGGATGCTGCCATCCAGATTTCCAAGCAGCAATGTTGGCAAGACACCCTCATGCGGCTGTACCTGCGGGGTGAAGGGTCCTTGCCACTGCGGAGTGCTGACACCGTCAGCACCTGCAGCCTGGACCTCAGTCGgcacagcggcagcagcatcaGCCGCCTGGAGCTGCCGTTGGAGAGGAGGACACGGGCAGGCAGCGCTAGCCGCCTGGACCGGCTGGAAGATGACCGGCTTAGCATAGGAGACACGCGTTCTGTGGACAGCCTGGAGAACGGTGACATCATATCACTGCTGGACACGCcgtcttcctctgcctccactgAGCCACAACTCCACGTCAAGCCCTGGGTGGTGGGAAAGTCAGGCGGCCTGACACTGGATCTGTCCCACCTGCAGGGCTATGAGGGCGCGGAGAGTGGCAGCCAAACACCGGGGAGCATGCCCAGTACTCCGTCGCCAGTGGAGACTTCAAAGCCTTTCCCAGGAAGCTCTGTGGATCGAGAGGCATCTTCATCCCTGACTGAAGACAGCTTCCTCTTCAGTGACAACATCTCATTGGGGGAATCCTTCAACAATGCTGAG CGGGCTGAGGAGGAACTGTGCAACATGCTGCTGGAGATAGTGCTGTGCGTGATGTGGCGAGGTGTAGAGGGTTCCGATGATTCTGCGTGGCTGGAGCGCGGCCAGGTCTTCTCAGCTCTCACCAAACTGGGAACTGctaatgagctgctgctgcctgtcgACCAAATCAAACTCAG TCTCATGGAGCGTATGTTGGAATGGGCAGTGAGTGATAACCGCGAGGCATCAGCTGCCACGTTGCCACAACACACGGAGAACGCAGTGCGGCTGCTCCACATGGTACAAGACTTCCTGCAAGCAGAGGGCCTGGTCAATCCTGCTCTGTGGACGGAGAAGGTGTTGGAAGAGACAGTGACACTGATGGACAGCCTCATGGTGTGGTACTCCGCTGGCACCCAGTGGTTTCAGCTCTCCCAAGTTGGACTGAGATTGTTGCTGGGCTTCATGGCCCAGGAAGACCCTGAG GTGAGTGCCCTGGCCACGGCGAAGCTCAATGGCGTCCTGCAGACCAAGGAGGTGTCCAGCCAGGACGAGGCCTGCTACCTGCTGGGGAAGGTGGAGAGCATCCTGCGACGCTCCATCCAGGAGCAAACAGATGACACCTACTCTTTCTTGGTTCCTCTGCTGCGAACGCTGCTTTCCAAAGTCCACCGGCTCCTCTACATGGAGCTGCACCTCCCACAGCTTCCTGACACCAACGGAAGCCCGTCCTTCTTTGAGGACTTCCAGCTGTACTGCAACTCACCTGAGTGGCGCGTCTACCTCGACAAATAT ATTATTCCGTACATGAAGCAGTATGAAATAGAAACATTCAGCCAGGGCCATGAGACCATGGCTCTGTACTGGAAGGAGAGCTACGAGGCCTTCATGGTCAGCCTGcataagagagagagggagaggggcgAGAGCAAGATCCGCTTCCAG GAGCAATTCGTGGAGCCCTTCTCACGCCGTAGCCGTCAGGAGAACCTCCGCTACAACAGCatgctgaagcagcagcacagccagTACAGCGCTAGCCTCAGGCAGTGGAAGGCAGCACGGCGGGGCCTGGTGTGCGAGAGAGGCCCCTGGGCTGAAAG GCAGCAGGATGAGATGCACTGGAGGGTGTCCAGTGCTGAGAACTTCTCCCGCATGAGGTTGAAGCTGGTTCGCAGTTACAACTTTGACTCTCACCGAGAGGCCAGCGCTCTGAGAGACAACCTGG GTGTCCAACATCAGCGTGTAAACCCAgagtctctgctgctggaggctgtGAAGCAGGTCAAAGTCAGCGACCTGGAAGATGACATCCTGGAGCTGCCGGAGGACGaccctgctgctgctaacaACCA GGCTGAAGCAGAGGAGGCAGGCCAGAAGGAGAAGCTGGTGCTGTGGGAGGACTGTGAGTTGGTGACAGTGGTGGACGTGGTGCCCGGCCGCCTGGAACTCACCACCCAGCACATCTACTTCTACGACAACAGCCAAGataaggagaaagaggaag GAGTGGGCCACGACTTCAAATGGCCCCTCTCTCAGATCCGAGAGGTCCACCTGCGCCGATTTAATCTGCGTCGCTCTGCTCTCGAGATCTTCCTCATCGACCAGACAAACTACTTCCTCAACTTCAAGAAAGAG GTGAGGAACAAAGTCTACAGCCGCATGTTGCTGCTGCGATCGCTCAGTCTCTATGGAACTCGCTCACCACAGGAGCTACTCAAAGCCTCTGGACTCACACAG AAATGGGTGAACCGGGAGATTTCCAACTTTGACTACTTGATGCAGCTCAACACTATTGCAGGCAGAACGTACAACAACCTGGCTCAGTACCCAGTG TTTCCCTGGATTCTAGCTGACTACACTTCAGAGGAGCTGGACCTGTGTGATCCTCGGGTGTTCAGGGACCTGTCGAAGCCGGTGGCCGTGCTTAACGAACGCAACGCCAAGGCTGTTAGAGAGAA GTATGAAAGTTTCGAGGACCCAACAGGCACCATCGACAGGTTCCATTATGGCACCCACTACTCAAACGCAGCCGGGGTGATGCACTACCTCATCCGAGTGGAGCCCTTCACATCATTGCACATCCAGCTGCAGAGTGGACG GTTTGACTGCGCAGACCGTCAGTTCCACTCCATCCCAGCGACGTGGCAGACCCTGATGGACAACCCCAATGACGTCAAGGAGCTCATCCCTGAGTTCTTCTACTTCCCAGAATTCCTAGAGAACCAAAATG GTTTTGATCTGGGTCGCCTGCAGATCTCCAAAGAACGGGTGAACCATGTCATCCTTCCCAAATGGGCCAAGTCCCCCGAGGACTTCATCTACAAGCACCGCAAAGCCCTG GAGTCAGAGTATGTATCAGCACACCTTCATGAGTGGATTGATCTGATCTTTGGCTTCAAGCAGAGGGGCCCTGCAGCGGTGGAGGCCCTCAATGTCTTCTACTACTGCACATATGAGG GGGCCGTTGACCTGGACGCCATCACGGATGAAAAGGAGCGGAAAGCCGTGGAAGGCATGATCAGCAACTTTGGACAGACACCCTGCCAGTTGCTCAAG GAGCCTCACCCAGTGCGTCTGCTtcaagaggaagtggagaagaggAAAGCTCAGCTGGACTCGTCTCCTCTCAGCTTGTTCGAGCACCTCAGTGACCTCAAGTCCTTCTTTGTCGAG GGCATCAGTGATAATGTGCCGATGGTTAAGGCTGTGGTGCCAAAGAATCAGTCTCATTCCTTTATCACCCAAGGGAGTCCTGACACTATG GTGACGGTGAGTCAGAACTGCCTGGTTGGGACCCATGGGTGGCTGCCTTACAACAAGAATATATCCAACTACTTCACCTTCATCAAGGACCCCACAGTGTCCAACACCAA GACGCAGCGTTTCCTGTCAGGACCCTTCGCCCCTAGCATAGAGGTAACAACAGGGCTGTTTGTGGTCTCCCATGATGGCAAGTTGCTCTTCAGTGGTGGACATTGGGACAACAGCCTCCGGGTGACCTCACTGGTCAAGGGCAAGACTGTGGGGCAGCACATCCGCCACATGG ACATTGTGACCTGCCTGTCAACAGACCACTGTGGTATCCACCTGATCTCCGGCTCCAAGGACACAACCTGTATGGTGTGGCAGGTTCTCCAGCAG GGTGGAGCTCCTGTGGGTCTCTGCCCCAAACCAGTTCAGGTTCTGTACGGACACACAGATGAGGTGGTCAGCGTCAGTATCAGCACAGAGCTGGACATGGCTGTGTCTGGATCACGG GACGGGACAGTGATCATCCACACGGTGCGTCGTGGTCAGTACATGCGTTGCTTACGACCGCCCTGTGAAAGCTCCCTGCCGCTCTCCATCCTCCACCTGGCCGTGTCCTGGGAGGGTCACCTGCTGGTCCACACCTGCCTCGAGGGCAAAGCTACACTTAAG GATAAAAATGCTCTTCATCTTTACTCTGTGAATGGAAAGCACCTCTGCAGTGAgcctctgaaggagcaggtgactgatatgtgtgtgtcaggggagTATGTTGTCCTCGGCAGTGAGCAGGGATACCTCTCCATCCGTGACCTCTACAG TCTATCTCTGTGTGCGGAGCCCATTGCCATGCGGGTGCCGGTGCGTTGCGTCTCGGTCACCAAGGAGCAGAGCCAAGTCCTGGTGGGTCTGCAGGACGGCAAGCTGATCATTGTGGCCGTGGGAAAGCCAGCGGAG ATGCGTTCAGGCCAGATCACACGGAAGCTGTGGGGCTCCAGCAGGAGACTGACCCAGATCTCTTCAGGGGAGACTCTCTACAATACCCAGCACAACCACAACTGA